Within Diospyros lotus cultivar Yz01 chromosome 15, ASM1463336v1, whole genome shotgun sequence, the genomic segment TCGTATCGACCACCTTGATTAAATCTATACTGTGTTATTTATGTAGTATCAGACTCAAAACATTTGTTGTCATATCTTCCAGCTCTTAGAAGATATACTAGTCAACCCTTCGAATTCTTCAGTGATGATTCATTATGTGAGCTCCTTGGACAACTTGAGGATCCTAATGAATCTGCTGAGGGTATGTCACTCTCAATATATATGCACGTTCACACCTAAACACGCTCCAAGGGTGTTCTTGGTGCACGAGAGTTCCCACATTGCATATATGTACTTTCACACCTAAATACCCTCTCTTTATACAAACATGTACATTTTAAGATACGTCTTTGCACATCTCACAACAGATTATGTTGATTTCATTTTCACAGGACTCAAACAAGGCAATCCAGTTAAATGCTTTTCATGTGTTCAAGGTCTATTACAGATCCTGAACTTTTATAGTATCATTTCACATGTGAATCAACAGTTGCTTATGGTTTATTTTCGTGATCTCGATTCATCCATCTCTGTGCCTCCATTTTACAGCTCTTTGTCGCCAATCCACATAAACCTCGCGACGTCGCTGCCATACTCATCGCAAACAGAAGCAAGCTCCTCCAGTTCTTGGGCAGCTTCAATCTCGACAGAGGTACGCACGCTAATCTTCCTTCTATCCGATCCTTTACAGTCACTCAAGTGAAGACTTACCGACTAAACTCTGTTCGCCTTGCAGCAACCGAAGAGTTTGAAGCCGACAAAGCTCAAGTTGTCAAAGAAATAGCAGTACTTGAACTCAAAGATACTCCCTTCCCAGCTTTGGAGAAATGCGGCATCGCTTGCTAATTAACACTGAATAGGGAATGCACCAGTAGTTTAGTTTTTAGCAGAACTGCAAAGCAGATTATGCATCAGTTTAGTCATTTCTAGTTTGTGtgcttctgtttttttttttttttttttttgggggatGTGCATATATAGATGGTTTTGCAATGACAATGTTTAATTTGTTGTGTTTGATAAAGATTAGGGATGTTTACAGGTCTGGGTAGATCCAAGAATCGAACTGAACAATGCTATTGGTTCAGTTTTTTTAATGGTCAATTTTGGTCATAGATCCAAAAGTTTGCACCTAATAAAATGCAATTCCATTTAGGGTCTAACCCTTCCAAGTATAAACTCTACTTAAACCGATCCATATAATAAACTTGCCACACAGTGTAGCCCTAAGCCTAAAACACATGAACTTCATCACACATTGCAAACTGTTTAGAGATGCAATTAGTTAACTCACTACTACCTGTCTTAGCATGCTTATTGGCTATTACTCGGTGAGCTAAGTGCTCATCTCTCCTTCGCAACTAAATTTTACAGGAAATTGATTCACAGCTGATTGCATCTGATTTCATGGAAAGTACAAGGAACTTTCATTAATTTTGAAAGTTCCAAGGCCCAGTATGTACgagatataattttgttttccaaatttgatagtattttagttgttttaaaaattttaacaggGGAGGGAAAAGTGAAATGAGCtttaacaaaatcaaagaaagttcctataattttcacaaaatgcAAAGATATGTTCCACTTTTGGTTCTAGAATGGACCCTGAAACAGTTTTGGAGGGGCATTTGGTAAGACTTTCCATGGAGACCCTCAAGCTTTATGGCCAgttctctttcttttccatCAAGTTCTCCACTAGTTTCCAGTAGGTTTATCAGGCGGGAATTGTTCCCAGCCCATGCTTTCTTGATGAATTGGTGTTTAGGTGGGAAGACTGAAAGCAACATGTCACAAGaacctaaaaaacaaaatcatgcAATAAACTCAGACCTAACAATGATAACAGCAATCACAAGTCTTAATTCTACTATAAACAATGAAATTCAGGACGAATTGATCAGCGTGGGTGAGATGCTCAGTCTTGCCTTGCTAACAAGGGCAAAGTGAGCATTTCAACCACTCGATCCAACAGCTCAATCGACTAACTCAAACGGGTAGAGCAAGCGCTTCACCCAATCCACTCAGCAAAGGAAGAGCTGGCATTTCACCCATGGACCAGACAGGCCAGTCAGCCGACCAACCAAGGCGAAATATAGTTATTCTCCTACAAGACAGAATAGGGTTTCAGTCTAACCTAAAATAGAAAGTAATCGAAACCCCCAACTTCCAGCATATAAGATCCACATATATCACGCAAATCCTCCATCTTCCGGCCTAGATGAATTAGCTTTCTCAATACCAATTGTCATCAAATTTATCAGAAACTACAGACCTGAAAATTTTGAGTGTTTCCCGCTGAAACAAAAGGCATGGCTACAAGCTCAAGAGCCATAGCACTGATTTGCATTCTTGGTTCTCTTTTCATGGTTACCTCTGCTCAGAGATGCTTGAGCCACACTTTCACATCGAACAGAGTCTTCAGTTCTTGCGCAGATCTTCCATATTTACAGGCTCATCTCCACTGGAACTATGTTCCATCCACTCGAAAAGCTGAGATTGCATTCAGAGTCAGCCAAGCTTCAGAAGGATGGATTGCGTGGGCAATCAATCCAACCAGCACAGGCATGGCTGGATCACAGGCACTCGTGGCTTTCCACAACTCTAATGGAAGTATGACTGCTTATCCAACACCAATAACCAGTTACAGCCCCTCAATGCTCCCAGGAGCTCTTAGCTTTCAGGTATCAAATCTATCTGCAGAATACATAGAAGATGAGATGACCATCTTCGCTATTGTTGGCCCACTGGATCATGCAACTAGCCTTAGTCACGTCTGGCAAGCTGGAAGCTCTGTGTCGAGCAATATTCCTAATATGCATGCAACATCTGGGGAGCATCTCCAATCAATGGGAAAACTAAATTTTCTGTCCGGTTAGTCCAGGAGGAAGGATGGCAAGCCAGACGTTGAGTTCCAAATCATCAATAAGGTTATGTTCTATTAGTACCAATATTTGAGATTGTCATCAACTACTTGCAGTCTTGAGCGCATTAAAGacatatattcccaaaatcactGTAGATTTTTGGTGCTGGCCAACTTAAACATTGTCTGACCTTAATGAACAAAATTTCATAGGTTCCCCCTAGAACTAGGACTAAACAGAAGGGTCTTTTAAGAAAATAGATACAATGGGGGGAAAAAACCCAAAAGGGCATGGCTATTCATGTGTAACCATATTACTGGTTAATTTCTGCAGCTCCTCAAGCTTCAGCTTTGTTATTAGTAACTCCAATGTTACCTGTTTAAAACACATGGAGATGAAAGTAATAAAACAAATGACAAAACATTTAGAAAGGAAAGAGGAGAATTCATCATTGATcaagaaattgaatttcaaatatctttctttttaaattcaCGTCCATTCACTAACAAGTATATATTTAGGAAAAGAGGTAAAGGATGAACAAGAAAACCTTAAaaggaagaacaagaaaaacTTAGTAGAAGACATGTAGGTATGATATGGGTTATAAAAGAGGTCTTGTAGAAGATTAGGCCATGGATAAAAATGATTGGTAAGCTAAAATTCATATAGCTGACCCCACTAAGTGTGATAAAAGCTTGAGAAGTCATTTTTACATCCATTCACTAGAAAATATATACTTCAACACCCCTCACATTCATCTTAAACCCCTCCTCAAACCCGCCAAACCCCCACTAAAACAATGCTTTATTCAATTTTCCATTTGTTTTCATCTTAAGTACCTTTTAATTTAACTTCAACATATGCAATTGGTTCGGTTTTTAGGTAATGTCAATATCATGGTGAAGGATGAAAATAGTTTATCATATCAATGGATAGCATCCAATATATTATCCTCAGTAACTAAGTGTCAACATGATTAAGTCAAGTGGAACAAAAATTCATTATCcaaaagattttcaaaaatttccacCATCACTGGAGAGAAATACTAGGTCAAGAAAAATGAGCCAACTTTTCTAACAACTGGCTGACAGGTTCAATCACATGAATAAAGGCTCTTCACCTCACTAACTGGCACATATAGTAGGAACCTGAGAACCATAGAAGCTATTGTTATGTAGGTCAGTGAAGTGAAATGATTAAGACGATCTAACAATCAATTTAaagcaaataaaaaacaatcaaTCGCAAAGATGGGATTAATCCCTAGGTTTGGTCTAATGAACTTAGGATCCAGAAGCTCCCAGTTTTGCATGGAACACAATGAACTACTGATTAATAGCATTGCTCTGGTTTTCTAGTGCATGTAATGATGTAAAGATAAAAGCTTACCTCTTTAAAGATTTCGCTGTAAGAAACCTCCTTAAATCCCTACAACAAGCATATGAGGCATTTGGTCAACTAAACAAAAGGATAGATTTATTTGCAGAACTACAAGTATATGAAGCATAACAGAATGAATGAAGGGTGTTGATTCTTGGACACCTAATAAATGACCAATAATGCATGAGCATTTGGAAATAATTACCAACTATGATTCTTATGTGTGTGTCTGCATgtcaataaaaaaaactcacacacacacgcagAGGATAGGAGATGGACCATTTTCCAGAACAAGCTAAGAGAAGCTTCATTTGATTCTCCAATTTTAGCACGGAATACATGGATGGAAAAATTCTCGATTGCAAacctcatcatcatcaaaattgcCTCCTTTCCAAGGCCTTTGCCACGACTATCCTAGCCAATGTCACACAAAATTCAATTTAGTAACTATGTGGGCAAGTGgcatacaaaaacaaaatgtaCTAATAATCAAAGAGATATCTTCCACCTATAATACACGTGCAGCCAAATTATATCCACATTAGTTGAGGGTGGACACACTCATGAAGGCATGgaatgaattaatggagaaCTTGCCAGAAGaaattatttggattaatatgacAAAAAGCAAAGCTAATCCATCGCAAACATGAGATGCATTTGAATCCAGGAATCCCCACGCAACAGAGAAACAGGGAAGAGCTTGAAGGCTAGataaaacaattaaactaaaaacaGAAATACCTACCTAACTCTTCTCATGATGCCCTCTCTAAAGCTAAATTGGCATCTTTGAAATGTTGCAATCACATTCTTGCACAACCATAACGAGTTGGACGTGGAAACACCCTGATATAATAACAGAGGGGAAGTGTCCATGTATTTTTATGTTCACGACTTCACCAATTAATCATgtgtagtttttctttttttctttttttggataaattacaTTGTTAGTTCTTGAATATTGTATTTCGTAACAAATTAGTCATTGTACCTTGACTTTTATCACTACAGCCACTGaactttgatttttgttacaattCAGTTCCTCTtgtgatttttcatcaaatttcattaaaaaaactaacgtgatatacattaatataaacctCAAATATCACTTGATTGTGGAGTTTACGTTAATTCTCACAATTAAGTATCATGTGGTTTCTATTACGTATATCATGTCAGTTTTTGTTGtcaaaatttgatgaaaaattaaaagagggactaaattataacaaaaattaaagtacagTGACCAATTTGTTATGGAATGCAAAGCTCATGGACTAATCGTGTAATCTACTTAAAAAAATAGGTTGGCCATGCAATCTGTCATttggtagtgtttgttaaccaagatacaAGGTGGAAAAGATCAGATATGAGAAGCATTCCagatatttgtcatttttaacgtatttgttaaatttatctgatgacCCTGAAAAAGAAGTCACGGGACTTctaatcttgatttttctaaatatgcttaatccccccccccccctcaagataaacatatcttagtctttacaaataagaaaaaaaatcatgcTTGTGTTCTCtagtgcatttcaaaaaatttaataaataccttaataaaaatcttgaaatgtttcacaatcttatcttaaccattccatatcttggtccggAAAGCATTCCAGCCTTATCTTAATACTCCTTTATcttgcttattttaacaaacgctatctTAATGGAACCCATTGAAAACACTATGGAGTTCTGTATATAGTAATCTAGTTCAGACGAAATCTTCCCAACTTTTTTTCGAAGCAATGCATCATTAGAGATATAAAGAGAAAGGCATCACTTGGACTAGTCATAGCAAgtgaagatgattgataacaAATGACAATCTAGCCTTTAAAATTCATTTCAATCACCACCAGTCAAAGCTGACGAGAAGAGTAACACAATGTATAGTTTAAACtttaaatcattatttttatgtcaacaaaaattacataatatttgatgagggaatatttacaggggacAATTTTAttgtactacccctgggaggttaccattaacttggagccatgtaTGCCAGTAAAGGCCAATATGCAATCGCCATGTGTCAAGTCCTAGGAGCCACgtgtctttataatctttattatgattttgaactggaaagagatagagaggaagattcagtcaaccaagaatatctccaacatcccaagaattatctctattggGGAAGGTTATCCTTTCTCCCCATGAAAAGGGGATCGGCCTccattttttaaagatatcttatctcctaagggaaagaccaagggacatctataaatagaggac encodes:
- the LOC127792009 gene encoding cytochrome b561 and DOMON domain-containing protein At5g47530-like, which encodes MATSSRAIALICILGSLFMVTSAQRCLSHTFTSNRVFSSCADLPYLQAHLHWNYVPSTRKAEIAFRVSQASEGWIAWAINPTSTGMAGSQALVAFHNSNGSMTAYPTPITSYSPSMLPGALSFQVSNLSAEYIEDEMTIFAIVGPLDHATSLSHVWQAGSSVSSNIPNMHATSGEHLQSMGKLNFLSG